The region GCGCGCAGACTTTAGATTAGCCTCCGCATTTTTAAGCATTAGGCGTACTTGGTCAAGTTGTTGTTGAGTTACTCCACCAGTTTTAAATGCACTTTCAAAACGGGTAGCGTCAGCTTTAGCCGTAGCCAGAGTAGCCTCCGCATTTTGGATTTGAACATTGATTTGATCGCTATTTACTATTGCGATGACCTGACCTTTATGTACACGTGTACCTTCATCTACTAATAGTTTGTTGATACGACCTGGAGTCTCTGCAGAGATGGTTACCTCTTGTTCTGGTATGAAATTACCATTAGCTTTGTAAGTAGCGTCATACACTTGTAATTTCGCTTGCTCAGCTCTTACAGTTACTTCTGCACTGCGTTCTGCTACGATAGCTGTTTCTTGATCGTTCTTCGCTTTATTACTTGATAATATATAGATAAGACCTCCTACTAAAACAACTAGTACTAGGGCTGTAATTACTTTTTTCATATTCTTATGATGTTAGATTAATCTAATAACGATTTAAGTTCTCCTTGTGCTTTTACTAATTGTATCTCTGCTAGTTTATAATCTAGCATCGAGGTAGTATAGTTATTTTCTGCTTCAGTATAAGCATTCTCAGCATTAAGCAAGTCAGTTAATGTGGCTAGCCCATGCTTATAGTTATTTTGAATATTAGACAGGATGCTTTTCGCAAGACTGACATTGTCTTTCTGAATATCTATCGTAATCATCGCATTCTCTAGAGATTTCTGTGCATTACTAAAGTCTAGGGATAATGCCTGTTTAGTATCGTGTATCTGTACATCTACTTTCTTTTGTTCGATTACTACCTGTCTAACTTTAGAGCGAGTAGCAAATCCACTTAACACAGGTATTTTTAATTGTAGACCTACTGCTGAGGTATTAGTCCAATATACTTTATCTGCGGGTGAACCTCCCCAAGGAAATTTATCTCCCATTCCCTGATAAGCGAAGTTGCCGAATGCTGCTAATGATGGATAATAGTCTGCAACTATTGATTTTCTCTTATATTCAAGTAAGTCTTTTTGCTTCTCTAGTAAGTGAATCTCTGTTCTGTTCTCTATTCTGTTTTCTGCTAGAATTCCCTTTTCATTTACATTAAAAGTAGTTTCAGGCATAATAATAGGCGTATTGACATCCATACCCATAAAGAACTTTAAGGCATTCTCTTGTAGGTCTATTGCATTAATAATTTTCTGTCTTGTTGCTTTTATGTTGCTAAGGCTCACCTTAGTACGGTCTAGATCTATCTGAGTTGCCAATCCATTTTTATGTAGATTCTCTATAATATCCTTAATCTTAGTAGTGCTCTCTATAGTCGTCTCTATCGTTCTTAACATTGCCTTAGTTTGATAGACTTGATAATAGGTACTCGCTACTTTCTCTATAATCTGCTCATCAGTTAGTGTCTTATTAATAATATAAAATTCCTTAGCTGATCTAGCTGCTTTAAGTCCCATGAATACAGCTTGGTTAAACAGTACCTGAGAAGCAGTAGCCGATATGTTAGAGTTCCACTTTAAATTAAAAGGAATCATCTGTGTCTGTCCGCCCATAGTCAGTGGCATCTCTTGGATTTTTACGTTATTGAGCAGATTAGCTTCTATATCTATACGAGGTAAAGCATTGGCTCTCACTTCTTCTATTTGATACTGGCTATTCTCTATATCTAGAGTCGCTTGTTTTGCTTCTGCTTTGTGTTCTAAAGCAAAATTTAAAGCATCTTTAAGTGTAAGAGCCTCTTGAGCATGAGCGATAAAAGTTGAGATTAGTGCTAATAGCGTGATCTTTATCGTTTTCATTGTTTTTTGTTCTGGATTAGATCTTTATATATTTTTAAGCCTTTTTCGGTAGCTATACTTCTAATATGATATTCTAAATGTAAGGCGTGTACATCTGCATGTGAATAATCTGATTCTGGAAAGTAATCAAGATCCTCAACAGCAACAATGGAAGCAATGTGAAACCTAGCGATGTAGTCTACATCTATATCAGATCTATACACTCCTTCACGTATTCCCTTGTCTAAGTTTTTCTCAATTAATTTCACGTATTTTTTTTCGTGAAAAACTTTTTGTTTCTGCGCCAACTTAGGATAATACTTAGTTAATTGATAGAAACAACCTGGAAAATCTACTAAGAAAACATCATTAATATCATTGTGAGCAGCTACTATTTCTGGGATTGCCTCTTGATCTAGTTTTAAAGTCTGTTCTATCTGCTGTAAGAATTTCGCATTAATATTAGCTAATGCTTTCTCTATTAATTCTGGCTTAGAAGTGAAATGTTGATAAATGGTTTTTTTTGAAATACTAAGTTCCGATGCGATATCGTCCATCGTTACAGTTTTGAATCCTTGAGTAAGGAACATTTGAGTTGCTTTTTCTAATATTTGAGTATCCATTGATTTGTAATTTTGATAGGCAAATATAGTATGGAAACTTTTAGGGTTTCTGAGTTTATTTATTAATTATGGAAACTTTAACTGTTCGTGGAGTTTCTTTACTTGTTGTTAAGTATTATTTTTAATGGTGTTAATTGTGTTTGGTTTTGGAAACTTTTGAACAGTTATAGTTTTTTTAAAAAGATTGTTTTTTTGAAAGTTTCCAATATGTCATTTTTATAGTCTGTTAATGTTACACTTAAAACCCTTTAGGAATTGAATGGATATATAGGTGTTAGGTTAGTATAAATTGTAGATTTTGGTTATTTATCATTGAGTTTAATGTGTTGAATATTAGGTGACCCGTCCTGAAAAAACTGTACAGTTATGGTAGGACGAGACAAGAACGAGACAGAGTGGTCGCATAATGCTCGCATAGTGGTCGCATAGTTTTGACCTTTTTTAATGCGACCATTATGCCATCATACTATCATCATTGTTCTATCATTGTTAGTTAATTCTTTAGGTATTTAATATCTATGACGTTATTCACTTTTCTCAGGAATCTTTTAGGTTGTTTTTAAGTGTTAAAATTTTTGAATATAATTACTACCTTTAACGTAATTTGTTTTATATAGTTGGTTGTGTGTACTATTTATATTCTAAATGTAGTTTTTGTGGTAGTACTATTTGTGACACGCTAGATATTGTCCTATCTTATATGCTGGATAGAGTTATATGTGAGATGCTTCATTCTTCAGCATGACATAGATGATGGATGTGCGTTGCGGGGCGTATAGTAATATGCCCATAGTATTGTGGATGTAGATTGTAGATATTTATTGCGTTATGTTGGCACACAACAGTAGGAGGTATGGTGTTAACTGTACAGAAGTGTTCGGTAGCTTAACAGTTATGTGTTAATGAGGTAGGATAGTTGTTGATTTGTCATTGAAAGAAGTAAAGGCATTGTTGTTTGTTTATATGATGGGGTAATGTGTAAAGCGTGTTCTAATTGTTAAATAGTTGTAATAAAACATTGTTTTTTAAGGTTATATATATTGAAAATATTGTTTTAATAATAAAATATTGTAAAGATGTGTAAAAATGTATTAGTTACCTTATTGTTGGTGTTGGTACTTTGCGTTAGTTGTAAAGATGATGAAGTGCGTATAGATGATAATTGGACTAATGGATTAGAGCAGAGCGATGAGGTACTGGTAGTAAATGAAGGAGATATTGATTGGAAGTTAATAGATTTAAAACCAAAGGAGAAGGAACAAGCTCTAAGTTTGTTTTATGCAGGGATAGAGACGGAAGTACAGTCAGATAGTTTATTCGGAATGGTTGCAAAGTTTCAAAAACGAAGAATGGAGTTGCATCAAGCGTTAGGTATTCCAGATGCTCGTTACTTCTTTGATAACCCTGAGTGGTTGCCTGTTATAGTGCCTTCTAAAATCAACTATGTAGATGGAACTTATGAGGATGCGGTAGGGTATTATATTACCCCCAATCTAGTAAAAATAAAAGGAGGTAAGTGGAAAAGTAATTTAGAAGAGGATCGTGATAAAATAATAAGACTAGAGCAAAAGATAGGGGAGATACAAGGGGATGATATGAATGTTTTTGGTTTTTTAGTACACAAGCCTGTAAGATCTATTGTTTATAACGGAACAGTAGCAGTACCTAGTAGTCATACTTATTTGATAAGTAGCAAGGAACCTCTGTTGGTTACTAATATAGGAGAAGTGAAGTTGCTAAAAAGAGAAGATACTGAGATAATGTTAGAGTTGCCTTATGATAGTGAACATTATGTGCTTGTATATGGTGTGTCTGAGGACAATAAAGTGATTCGTGAGATTAGTAGAAAAGGTGATACTAGATTAGTGCATAACGGCGTTCATCAAGAAGGAAGGGATAAAGTGTATATTGCTTATTCGTATCCTGTGGAAAAGATTATGATTAAGGTCTATAAACGCAAGAAAACGAGTTCACTTTCTTTTACCTTCGAGCACATAGTAGAGAAAATGGAAGTGAGTAAGAAATAACTACTGAGTATTGCTTCTTTGGGAATAGAGATAGATACTACTACCTAGTATAGGTAGGGCAAGAATAAATAGGATGATTAAGGCGTGTTCAAGACCTTGAAATTTCTTATTTCTAAATAGGTGTATTATACTGTATAATGTTAGTAGTGTATATGTGCTGATTATAGTAATAATGCCGATAGGCCCTATCATACCTAGTGAGATCATAAGAGAATGTTTATTGTTATTAATGCAAGTATAAGGGGATTTGGTTGAGGTATCAATACCATATTAGTGGTATTTTAAGAATTGAATTATAGAGAAGGGAAGTTGGCTGTAGGTAGATAAACATAATGATAACAGGTGCGGATCATTAATGATAAGCGTTTAAAAAGGGAGGATGAATGATTATCTTCGAAAAAAACACGTATTTTTACACAAAATAATTAAAGTAATGCAATCAATAGTTAAGTATAAAGAGCAGATTTCTGAATTTATCGATTCGATTTCTTTATCAGGTACTCCAAAGGAACTTTACGAACCTATTTCATATATATTATCATTAGGGGGAAAACAGATTCGTCCTGTGTTAACATTAATGTCAGCTGATATCTTTGGTATAGATCCAAAGAAAGCTATCCATGCGGCAACAGCTATTGAGTTGTTTCACAACTTCTCATTAATGCATGATGATATTATGGATGATGCGCCACTGCGTAGAGGTCATCAGACAGTGCATGAAAAATGGAATACAAATACTGCTATCTTATCAGGAGATGCTATGCTAATCTTAGCTTATCAGTATTTTGAGCATTATGAGAATAATACTTTTCGCGACTTAGCGAAGTTGTTTAGTAAAACGGCTATTGAGGTATGTGAAGGACAGCAATGGGATATCTGTTTTGAAAATAGAAATGATGTGAGTATTCCTGAATACATCCAAATGATTAAGTTTAAAACTGCTGTATTAGTAGGTGCTGCTCTTAAGATGGGGGCTATCGTAGCTGAGACGAGTACTAAGAATGCAGAGGATATATATGACTTTGGTATTAATCTAGGTATAGCGTTTCAGTTACAAGATGATTACTTAGACGCATTCGGTGAGACAGCTACCTTTGGTAAACAAGTGGGTGGTGATATCTTAGAGAATAAAAAGACATTTTTATACTTAAAAGCTGTGATGAATGCGGATGATACTCAACACGATGAATTGGTTGCATACTTTTCTAGTGTTGATCAAAATGCTGAAGATAAAGTGAAAAGAGTAAAGGAGTTATTCGTAGAGACTGGATCTGCTAAAGAATCAAAAGATCTAATAGAAGAGTATACATTAAAGGCACTTGCTATTTTGGATCAAATGGATATTGCAGAGGAAAAGAAAGAGCAATTGCGTACGTTTAGCCACGAATTAATGGATAGACGCGTATAATCAGATAGTGATGACAGAGGCTGTATCTTATTTAGAAAATAAAGTAGGAGAGTATAATCTGCTGGGTGAGTTAGTTCGACAAGTAGAAAAAGATTTTCGAATGGCAGTAGACACATCTATTACTTTATATGCGGACACACCTGCTAAGTTAGTCCATGAAGTCTATAGTGAGCTATATAATATAGTGACTAAAACATCTGTATCTAAGTTTTCAAGTTTACTTTATAGAATAGATATAGCAGAGAAAGATGTAAAGGCGATACAGAGTACAGATATTGAAGATTATTTACAACAGGTGACTTTTTTAGTGTTAAAGAGAGAATATCAAAAAGTATATATTAGGAGTACGTTGTAACAGATGTAGTCTTTATACAAACAAAGCACCTTAATAAGGTGCTTTGTTTGTATATGGAAAGTATGATTAAAAGTAGAATCTTACAAAAGGCATGTATGCACTTCCATAGACCATATCTTTCTCTTTATAAAGAACATTATATCGAATACCAATAGTCACAGGACCTTGACTATATCCTACACCTAAGAACAAAGCAGTATTCCAAAAATTGTCATCATATTTTTGGCCTTCGTGATATTTATAAGTATTGTTTACTCTTAACTGTTCAAGTTCAGCAGATAGCTGAATCTGAGGGATAGGATTAGATAGTGCTATAATACTACCTCCATATATCCAAGAGTTGTATTCTTTGATGCTAGAGTTGTAATAGCTTCTGTTTTTGCTGCTGATATAACTCCCTTGTAGACCTACACCTGCTGAAAAATAAGGATTCACTTGATATAGTGCACTAGGTGCTATCATAATATCAGTATAACCACTTCCAAAGCCTAATCCAAGGCCTCCACCGAATTTCCATTTATTAGCAGAATCATAATTTTGAACAGTATTTCCTCTATCTTGTGCAAGAATAGAAAAAGAGGTCGCTAAAAAAAACGATATTGATAAAAAAAACGGTAAATAGTTGATGTTAAATCTTTTCATTCCAATTTTATAAAATAATTATCAGATAAAAATAAGCAAAAGTTTATAGTTTTGTCATAAAGAGTTGTATTTTTGTAGATATAATATTTAAACAAAAGGTCTTTAGACGAAATTATGGATAGATATTCCTTCTTAAATGCGGCACACACTGCATTTTTTGCAGATTTATATGATCAGTATACAGAAAGCCCAGATAGCGTAGAGCCAAGCTGGAGAGCTTTTTTTCAGGGATTTGATTTTGCAAATGAATACAATAGTGGGCCTGTTGAGCAATTAGCACAAGCTTATACGTCAAGTAATAGTGTTGGTGTAGATAGTTCAGCGCAGTTAGGGCAACTTCAAAAGGAGTTTGCTGTATTAAAATTAATTGACGCTTACAGAACTTATGGGCATTTATTGACAAAAACAAACCCATTAAGAGACAGAAAAGTAGAGCATCCAGATTTGAGTTTAGAGAAGTTTGGTCTATCTCAAGCAGATTTGAATGTTAATTTTGAGGCTGCAAAGACAATACAACTACCAACAACTACATTAGGGCAAATCATTGCTCGATTAGAAAAAATTTACTGTACTACATTAGGTATTGAGTATAAATACATCGTTGATGAAGCGACTGTACAATGGATTCAAAATCACTATGAGACTACAGAGGCAAAATTTAATAATGAAGAGAAAAAAGAGATCTTGCACAAGTTGATTGAGGCAGTTTCTTTTGAAAACTTCTTAAATACGAAATACGTTGGACAAAAACGTTTCTCACTAGAAGGTCTAGAAGCAGCAATACCTGCTATAGATTTTATGATGGACGCTGCTGCTGATAAAGGAGTAGAAGAGATTGTTGTTGGGATGGCACACCGTGGACGTCTTAATGTATTGGCTAATGTATTCAAAAAGCCAGCACAAGACATCTTTGCAGAGTTTGATGGTAAAGATTATGATGCTATCGAAGGTTTTGATGGTGATGTTAAGTACCATTTAGGTCTTACTACAACTCGTAAAACTCGTTCTGGAAAAGTAATGCATGTTAACTTAACACCTAATCCATCTCACTTAGAGACAGTAGGTGCTGTTATCGAAGGTATAGCACGAGCAAAACAAGATACTGTTTATGCTGCAGAACCATCTAAAGTATTGCCTATTGCCCTTCATGGTGATGCTGCGATATCAGGACAAGGAATTGTTTATGAAATCGTACAGATGGCAAAACTTAGAGGGTATAAAACTGAAGGTACTATACATATAGTATTAAACAATCAAGTTGGTTTTACGACTAACTATTCTGATGGTCGTTCTTCTACTTACTCTACAGATATTGCTAAGGTAACTCAATCACCTGTATTGCATGTTAATGCAGATGATACTGAAGCTGCAGTTAGAGCATTTATGTTTGCGTTAGATTACCGTATGGAGTTTGGTACTGATGTATTTATTGACTTAGTTGGTTACCGTAAATATGGACACAACGAAGGAGATGAACCAAAATTCACTCAACCAATATTATACAAGTTAATCTCTAAACACCCTAACTCACGTAATATTTATAGCGCGAGATTATTAGATGATAAAATTGTAGATGAAGCTTTTGTTAAGTCATTAGAATCACAATATAAAGATGCTTTAGAACAAGAATTAAGCACGTCTCGTGCATGTGAATTTACACGTGTGAGAACATTTATGGAAGAGAACTGGCAAGGCTTTAACATTGCTGGTCGCGACAAAATGGTGGCTGATTATAATACTAAAGTTTCAAAAGAGGCACTTACTGCTATTGCAGAAGTAATCACTGAATTACCAGAGGATAAAAAATTCATTAGCAAAGTTAAAAAGCTTATTGGAGACAGAAAAGCAATGTTCTTTGAAAAAGATGCTTTAGACTGGGCAATGGGTGAGTTGTTAGCTTATGGTACTTTATTGACAGAAGGGTATGATGTGCGTATGTCTGGACAAGATGTAGAACGTGGTACATTCTCTCATAGACATGCTGTAGTAAAAACTGAGGATACAGAAGAACTTATTATTTTATTAAATAAACTGAAAGAGCAAAAAGGAGAAATGAGGATATTTAACTCTCTTTTAGCTGAGTATGCTGTATTAGGTTTTGAATATGGATATGCTTTAACTAATCCTAATACATTAACTATCTGGGAAGCACAGTTTGGAGATTTCTCTAACGGAGCTCAGATTATGATGGACCAATATATATCTGCAGCTGAAGATAAGTGGAATAACCAAAATGGTATCGTGATGTTATTACCTCACGGTTACGAGAACCAAGGTGCTGAACACTCTTCTGCTAGATTAGAGCGTTATTTACAGTTATGCGCCGAGAATAATATGTTCGTTACTAATGTTACTACACCAGCTAACTTCTTCCACTTAATGAGAAGACAAATGATTACTGACTTTAGAAAGCCATTGATTAATATGTCTCCTAAGAGTTTATTAAGACTTCCTGCTGCTGTATCTTCTATTAAAGATTTTACAGAAGGTAAATTCCAGTATGTAATCGGTGACGATACTGCTAAACCAGCGGATGTTAAGTCATTAGTATTCTGTAGTGGTAAATTCTATTATGACTTAGTAGCTAAACGCGAAGAGTTAGGTAGAAATGATGTTGCAATTGTGCGAATAGAACAATTATTCCCTTTACCAGTAGAACAAATCAAAGAAGTAATCGCTATGTATCCTAATGTAGATGACTATGTATGGGCTCAAGAAGAACCTAAAAACATGGGAGCTTACGGATATTTATTGATGAACTTTGAAGAGAAACCCCTACGTTATGCAGGTAATAGAGCTTATAGTGCTCCTGCATCTGGAAGTTCAGTTCGTTCTAAAAAACGTTACGCTTACGCAGTTGAAAAAGTTTTCAACAAGAATTTATAATAAAAATAGTATTTTTACATAACAATATTTAATTAAAGGATATAGAGATGAGCATCTTAGAAATGAAAGTTCCTTCGCCAGGTGAGTCAATTACTGAAGTTGAAATCGCTACATGGTTAGTAAAAGATGGTGACTACGTTGAAAAAGACCAAGCTATTGCTGAAGTAGATTCAGATAAAGCAACTTTAGAATTGCCAGCTGAAGAAAGTGGTATAATCACTTTAAAAGCAGAAGAAGGTGACGCTGTTGCTGTAGGTCAAGTAGTTTGTCTAATCGATATGAGCGCTGCAAAACCTGCAGGAGGCGCTTCTACGGAGGCTAAACCAGCTGCTGAAGCTCCTAAAGTGGAAGCTCCTAAAGCTGAACCTGTAAAAGCTGCAACTACTTATGCTACTGGAAGTGCATCTCCAGCTGCTAAGAAAATCTTAGATGAGAAAAACATCAGCGCTGCTACTGTAACAGGTACTGGTAAAGATGGTAGAATCACTAAAGATGATGCTGTTAACGCAAAAGCATCTATGGGAACTCCAACAGGAGGTTCTAGAGGAGAAGAGCGTAAAAAGATGTCTATGTTACGTCGTAAAGTAGCTGAACGTTTAGTAGAAGCTAAAAATACGACTGCTATGTTAACTACTTTTAATGAGGTTAATTTAACTAACGTAAACAAATTAAGAAGCGAGTTTAAAGATGCGTTTAAAGCAAAGCATGGTGTAGGTCTTGGATTTATGTCTTTCTTTACTAAAGCTGTAACTCGTGCATTAGAGTTGTATCCAGATGTAAACTCTATGATCGATGGTCAAGAGCAAATCAAATATGACTTCGCAGATATTTCTATTGCTGTATCAGGACCTAAGGGGCTAATGGTACCAGTAGTAAGAAATGCTGAGTTATTATCTTTCCGTGGTGTTGAAGCTGAAATCAAACGTTTAGCTATCAGAGCACGTGATGGACAAATCACTGTTGATGAAATGACAGGTGGTACATTTACTATTACGAATGGTGGTGTATTTGGCTCTATGTTATCTACTCCTATCATTAACCCTCCTCAGTCTGCTATCTTAGGTATGCACAATATTATCGAGCGTCCTATCGCAGTAGAAGGTAGAGTAGAGATTCACCCAATGATGTATGTGGCATTATCTTATGACCACAGAATTATCGATGGTCGTGAGTCTGTTGGTTTCTTAGTAGCTATTAAAGAGGCTTTAGAAAACCCAACTGAGTTATTATTAGATAACAATCCTAAAAAAGCATTTGAACTTTAGTAGTTTAAAGTTTTAAATATATCAACGGCAACTATAGATAGTTGCCGTTTTTTTGTGCTTAAGTTTTAGTGTTATATAGTAGCTTAAAGCCTTGATGTTGCTAGGGTTATACGTGTTTTGAGTTTTATTTAGGACTGTGTATTTGGTTGATATTTAATTAATTATGTATTTCTAAGTACTAGGTGATAATTGTTGATAACTTTTGGTAATTGTGAATAAGTCATGTGTAAAAGGATTTTTCTATGGGATAAAAAAAAGGATATTTGTATAAGTCCGTTCGCGGATTGTGAGTTTTTTATAAAATATTTATATTCAAATTGCTATGACTTTTCAAGAACCTATTTTAACAGAGAATAAAAATCGTTTTGTTATTTTTCCAATTAAGCACCATGACATTTGGGATTGGTATAAAAAAATGGAAGCAAGTTTTTGGACAGCAGAGGAAATTGATTTACACCAGGATTTATCAGATTGGAATAATAAATTAAACGAAGATGAACGTTATTTTATTAAACATATTCTTGCTTTCTTTGCCGCTTCTGACGGTATTGTAAATGAAAATTTAGCAGAGAACTTCGTGAATGAGGTACAATATGCTGAAGCTAAGTTTTTCTATGGATTCCAAATTATGATGGAGAATATTCACAGCGAGACATATTCTTTATTGATTGATACCTATGTGAAAAATGAAGAGGAAAAAGATAGACTATTTAGAGCTTTAGATGTATTTCCTGCTATTATGAAGAAAGCAGATTGGGCATTGAAATGGATAGAATCTGATTCATTTGCAGAGCGTTTAATAGCTTTTGCAGCTGTAGAAGGTATTTTCTTCTCAGGTGCGTTCTGTTCAATCTTCTGGTTGAAGAAGCGCGGTTTAATGCCAGGACTTACATTCTCAAATGAGTTAATCTCTAGAGATGAAGGTGTACACTGTGACTTCGCAGTTCACTTACATAACCATCACTTAGTAAATAAAGTTCCTAAAGCCCGTATTAGAGAAATATTAGTAGATGCCTTAGATATCGAAAGAGAGTTTATTACAGAGTCTTTACCAGTAAGTTTGATTGGGATGAATGCTACATTGATGACCCAATATCTAGAGTTTGTTACAGATAGATTATTAGTAGAGTTAGGGTGTGAGAAAGAGTATAATGTAGGAAATCCATTTGACTTTATGGATATGATTTCTCTACAAGGTAAGACTAATTTCTTCGAAAAACGTGTGTCTGAATATCAAAAGGCAGGGGTGATTTCAAAAGAAGAAGGTGGTAATAAGATTAGTTTTGATGCTGATTTTTAATTATTAACAAAAAAAGGAAAAAGAAAAGATGTACGTAGTAAAAAGAGACGGAAGAAGAGAACCTGTTAGTTTTGATAAGATTACAGATCGCGTTAGAATACTTTGTTATGAACTAAATGACATAGTAGATCCTGTGAAGGTAGCTATGCGTGTTATAGAAGGATTATACGATGGAGTATCTACTTCTGAGTTAGATAATTTGGCAGCAGAAACAGCTGCTTCAATGACCGTTAGTCATCCTGATTATGCTTTGTTAGCTGCTAGAATAGCAGTATCTAATTTACATAAGAATACAAAGAAGGTCTTTTCTGAAGTAGTAGATGATTTATATAGATATGTAAATCCACGTACTAATCAGGAAGCACCACTTATCGCAGATGATGTCTATACTGTGATTAAAAAACACGCAGAAAGACTTGATTCAACTATTATCTATCAACGTG is a window of Myroides oncorhynchi DNA encoding:
- a CDS encoding TolC family protein — its product is MKTIKITLLALISTFIAHAQEALTLKDALNFALEHKAEAKQATLDIENSQYQIEEVRANALPRIDIEANLLNNVKIQEMPLTMGGQTQMIPFNLKWNSNISATASQVLFNQAVFMGLKAARSAKEFYIINKTLTDEQIIEKVASTYYQVYQTKAMLRTIETTIESTTKIKDIIENLHKNGLATQIDLDRTKVSLSNIKATRQKIINAIDLQENALKFFMGMDVNTPIIMPETTFNVNEKGILAENRIENRTEIHLLEKQKDLLEYKRKSIVADYYPSLAAFGNFAYQGMGDKFPWGGSPADKVYWTNTSAVGLQLKIPVLSGFATRSKVRQVVIEQKKVDVQIHDTKQALSLDFSNAQKSLENAMITIDIQKDNVSLAKSILSNIQNNYKHGLATLTDLLNAENAYTEAENNYTTSMLDYKLAEIQLVKAQGELKSLLD
- a CDS encoding TetR/AcrR family transcriptional regulator, which translates into the protein MDTQILEKATQMFLTQGFKTVTMDDIASELSISKKTIYQHFTSKPELIEKALANINAKFLQQIEQTLKLDQEAIPEIVAAHNDINDVFLVDFPGCFYQLTKYYPKLAQKQKVFHEKKYVKLIEKNLDKGIREGVYRSDIDVDYIARFHIASIVAVEDLDYFPESDYSHADVHALHLEYHIRSIATEKGLKIYKDLIQNKKQ
- a CDS encoding polyprenyl synthetase family protein; amino-acid sequence: MQSIVKYKEQISEFIDSISLSGTPKELYEPISYILSLGGKQIRPVLTLMSADIFGIDPKKAIHAATAIELFHNFSLMHDDIMDDAPLRRGHQTVHEKWNTNTAILSGDAMLILAYQYFEHYENNTFRDLAKLFSKTAIEVCEGQQWDICFENRNDVSIPEYIQMIKFKTAVLVGAALKMGAIVAETSTKNAEDIYDFGINLGIAFQLQDDYLDAFGETATFGKQVGGDILENKKTFLYLKAVMNADDTQHDELVAYFSSVDQNAEDKVKRVKELFVETGSAKESKDLIEEYTLKALAILDQMDIAEEKKEQLRTFSHELMDRRV
- a CDS encoding 2-oxoglutarate dehydrogenase E1 component, with product MDRYSFLNAAHTAFFADLYDQYTESPDSVEPSWRAFFQGFDFANEYNSGPVEQLAQAYTSSNSVGVDSSAQLGQLQKEFAVLKLIDAYRTYGHLLTKTNPLRDRKVEHPDLSLEKFGLSQADLNVNFEAAKTIQLPTTTLGQIIARLEKIYCTTLGIEYKYIVDEATVQWIQNHYETTEAKFNNEEKKEILHKLIEAVSFENFLNTKYVGQKRFSLEGLEAAIPAIDFMMDAAADKGVEEIVVGMAHRGRLNVLANVFKKPAQDIFAEFDGKDYDAIEGFDGDVKYHLGLTTTRKTRSGKVMHVNLTPNPSHLETVGAVIEGIARAKQDTVYAAEPSKVLPIALHGDAAISGQGIVYEIVQMAKLRGYKTEGTIHIVLNNQVGFTTNYSDGRSSTYSTDIAKVTQSPVLHVNADDTEAAVRAFMFALDYRMEFGTDVFIDLVGYRKYGHNEGDEPKFTQPILYKLISKHPNSRNIYSARLLDDKIVDEAFVKSLESQYKDALEQELSTSRACEFTRVRTFMEENWQGFNIAGRDKMVADYNTKVSKEALTAIAEVITELPEDKKFISKVKKLIGDRKAMFFEKDALDWAMGELLAYGTLLTEGYDVRMSGQDVERGTFSHRHAVVKTEDTEELIILLNKLKEQKGEMRIFNSLLAEYAVLGFEYGYALTNPNTLTIWEAQFGDFSNGAQIMMDQYISAAEDKWNNQNGIVMLLPHGYENQGAEHSSARLERYLQLCAENNMFVTNVTTPANFFHLMRRQMITDFRKPLINMSPKSLLRLPAAVSSIKDFTEGKFQYVIGDDTAKPADVKSLVFCSGKFYYDLVAKREELGRNDVAIVRIEQLFPLPVEQIKEVIAMYPNVDDYVWAQEEPKNMGAYGYLLMNFEEKPLRYAGNRAYSAPASGSSVRSKKRYAYAVEKVFNKNL
- the odhB gene encoding 2-oxoglutarate dehydrogenase complex dihydrolipoyllysine-residue succinyltransferase produces the protein MSILEMKVPSPGESITEVEIATWLVKDGDYVEKDQAIAEVDSDKATLELPAEESGIITLKAEEGDAVAVGQVVCLIDMSAAKPAGGASTEAKPAAEAPKVEAPKAEPVKAATTYATGSASPAAKKILDEKNISAATVTGTGKDGRITKDDAVNAKASMGTPTGGSRGEERKKMSMLRRKVAERLVEAKNTTAMLTTFNEVNLTNVNKLRSEFKDAFKAKHGVGLGFMSFFTKAVTRALELYPDVNSMIDGQEQIKYDFADISIAVSGPKGLMVPVVRNAELLSFRGVEAEIKRLAIRARDGQITVDEMTGGTFTITNGGVFGSMLSTPIINPPQSAILGMHNIIERPIAVEGRVEIHPMMYVALSYDHRIIDGRESVGFLVAIKEALENPTELLLDNNPKKAFEL
- a CDS encoding ribonucleotide-diphosphate reductase subunit beta; translation: MTFQEPILTENKNRFVIFPIKHHDIWDWYKKMEASFWTAEEIDLHQDLSDWNNKLNEDERYFIKHILAFFAASDGIVNENLAENFVNEVQYAEAKFFYGFQIMMENIHSETYSLLIDTYVKNEEEKDRLFRALDVFPAIMKKADWALKWIESDSFAERLIAFAAVEGIFFSGAFCSIFWLKKRGLMPGLTFSNELISRDEGVHCDFAVHLHNHHLVNKVPKARIREILVDALDIEREFITESLPVSLIGMNATLMTQYLEFVTDRLLVELGCEKEYNVGNPFDFMDMISLQGKTNFFEKRVSEYQKAGVISKEEGGNKISFDADF